A region of the Roseovarius nanhaiticus genome:
ACCAGCTGCGGGCGCGCGCTGCGCCATTCGCGGTGGCCCTGCCGGAAGTCGATGTAACTGAGCGCGCAGGCCACGGCGATCTGCCCCATATCCAGCCGCCCGGACAGATGACTGATCCAGCGGGCCTCAAGCGCATCCATCGCACGCTCGACCTTGCTCCATTGGGCCTCCAGCCAGCCATCCCACTGCTTGTCCTCGGGGCGCATCCGCGCCTCGTAGATCATTGCAATACCGGCATCCATAATGGCGTCGCCCGTCGCCTCCAGCGTCAGAACCTCCCATTCATGCGCCTGCGGGTAAAGCGTGCCATCTGCCTGGGCGTTCAGGAATCGGCAGATCACCCGGCTGTCATAAAGCGCGCCACCACCCTCGCGGATCAGCGCCGGGATCTTGCCCAGCGGGTTTGCGGCGGCCACTTCGGGGTCGGTCTTGATCGGCGTTGTGGTGACGACCTGCATTTCGACATCGTCCGTCATACCCAACTCGTGCAGGACGACGGCAACCTTGCGGGCAAAGGGGGATGTGGGGCCGGTCAAGAGTTTCATGGGATGCGCTCCTTTTGCGTGTTGCCGGAGCCTAGGCGCGTGCCAGAGGGCTGTCTACTGCGCCCCGCGCATCAGCGCCGCCATCAGCGCCGTCTCCTGCCCCATGCCGTAGGCGTCCACATGGTCAGCCGCACTCAGCCGGGCGGCCTCAGGCTTGTTCTGGCCCAACTTCCAGGTGCCGTGAACCTCGCTCACATGCATCCGAAAGGGCACGATCTGCCGCATCATGCGCTCCATCAGGCCATCCGTCATCTTGTCCGCCGTCCAGGGCGTTTTGGGCAAAAGGCGGGCCTCGTAAGCTTCGGATTGGCGGTCCAGCAGATCGCGCAGCTCGGCCTCGGGGCGCGGCTCGATCTTGCCCACCAGATGCACGGCGACATAGTTCCAAGTGGGCACCTGATCTTCGGCCCTGTACCAATCGGGCGAGATATAGGTATGCGGCCCCTGCACCGCGAGGCGCGCGGGCGCGCCGCCCAGCCGGGCAATGGGGTTGGAGCGGACCAGATGAAACTCCGCCACGTCGCCAGCCGCGTTCAGCAAGAAGGGCAGATGACTGATCAAGGGCGCGCTGTCCGAGGCGACGGCCAGCATCCCAAACCCCTGCTCGCGCGCGAAGTCGAGGTTGAACGCCTCGGTCGCGCCCCGGAAGGCCGGGTTCGGGTGCATCAGGCCGCGACCAGCTGCGCGGCGCGGGTGCCGGTGATCTGCGCGGGCACGATCTGCCCCTCGGGCCGGGGGGTGTCGAAGGTGACTTCGGTGAATTGCTCGGTCCGGCCCATATGCGGGTTCTCCATCAGCACCGCATGCGCACGGCCCACCTGCGCCGCGAGGTGGCGCGCGACCTGATCCTCGCCCGCCGCGCGCAAACGCGCCGCACGCGCCTTTATCGCGGCACCATTCACCTGCGGCATCCGTGCCGCCGGCGTGCCGGGGCGGGGCGAGTAGGGGAAGACATGCAGCCATGTCAGTTCGCATTCCCGCACCAGCGCCAGCGAGTTCTCGAAATGCGCCTCGGTCTCGGTCGGGAAACCCGCGATGATGTCGGCGCCGAACGTCATATCAGGCCGCAGGCGCCGCGCCTCCTCGGCGAAGCGAATCGCATCGTCGCGCAGGTGTCGCCGCTTCATCCGCTTGAGGATCAGATCGTCGCCGTGCTGAAGGCTGAGATGCAGATGCGGCATGAGGCGCGGCTCGGTTGCGATGGCCTGCATCAGGTTGTCATCCACCTCGATTGAATCGATCGAAGAGATACGCAGGCGCGGCAGATCCGGCACCAGCTTGAGGATGCGCATCACCAGATCGCCAAGGCGCGGCGCGCTGGGCAGATCCGCGCCCCAAGAGGTCAGATCAACGCCGGTCAGAACGACCTCGTTATAGCCCTTCTGAACCAGCCGCTTGATCTGATCGACGACGACGCCGGCAGGCACGCTGCGTGAATTGCCCCGCCCGTAAGGAATGATGCAAAACGTGCAGCGATGATCGCAGCCATTTTGCACCTGCACATAGGCGCGGCTGCGCGTGCCGAACCCGTCGATCAGGTGGCCCGCGGTTTCGGTGACAGACATGATGTCATCGACCTGCACAGGCTCGGTCCCGAAATCACCCGCGAGGCCGGACCAAGTGCTGGCCTGCATCTTCTCGGTATTGCCGATCACCGTATCAACCTCGGGCATCTGCGCGAAGGTCTCGGGCTCGGTTTGGGCCGCGCAGCCGGTGACGATGATGCGCGCGGTCGGGTTGTCGCGGCGCAGGCGGCGGATGTCCTGCCGCGCCTTGCGCACGGCCTCGGACGTCACGGCGCAGGTATTGACCACCACGGCGCCCTCGAGCCCCGCCTCCGTGGCCAATTCCTTCATCGCCTCGGTCTCGTAGGCGTTGAGGCGGCAGCCGTGGTTTGAGAAGATCGGCGCGCTCATGTCAGGCTCGCCAGAAAGGCGGGCGTCAGCGTGCCGCTGGCCACGTGCATCGTGGGGCCGGTCATCCAAACGCCATCCTCGCGCCAGTCGATCATCAGCGTCCCGCCATCCAGATCGATGCGCACGCTGCGTCCGGTCAGCCCGCGCCTTGCCGCTGCGACGGCGACCGCACATGAGGACGATCCGGAGGCCAGTGTCAGGCCCACGCCCCGCTCCCACACCCGCATCCGCAGATGATCGGGGCCGATGATGCTTGCCACCTGCACATTGGTGCGCTGGGGGAAGAGCGGATGATGCTCGTACCGAGGACCAAACTTGTCCAAGGGGATCGCCTCGGCATTCTCGACGAAAAAGCTGCAATGCGGGTTGCCCATGCCGGTGGCGACGGGGCCGCCCTCGATGGGCAGTTCCAGCGTGTCCATCTCCTCGGCCAGCGGGATCTCGCGCCAGTTCAGCTGAGGCGCCCCCATGTTGACCGAGGTCAGGCCGCCCCCTGCATCGTGCGCCTCCAGCGCGCCCCGCTCGGTTGTGAGGGTCAGCGCATCGGCGCCGTCCTCGTCCATCAGGTAGCGCGCGATACAGCGCGTGGCGTTGCCGCAGGCGCCCGCCGTGGTGCCGTCGGAATTCCAGAAGGTCAGATGCGCGTCCGCCTCACCGCTGGCCGCGATCACTGCCAGCTGATCGAAACCAATACCGCGATGCCGGTCCGCAATGCCCATGGCAAGGGCCGGCGTCATCGCCAACCCGCGCGCCCGTGCATCGACGACGACAAAGTCGTTGCCCAGCCCATGCATCTTCATGAAGGGCAATCCGGTATCAAACATCCTGTCCATGGCGGGCATATAGACCCCAGCTGGAAATGAATCCAGAGATTGCCGCGCTATCGCGTCGGAATTGGGGTTGACCCCCGGCGGCGCACTTTCTAATTACGCCCGCAGTGGGCCCTTAGCTCAGTTGGTAGAGCAACTGACTTTTAATCAGTGGGTCGCAGGTTCGAATCCTGCAGGGCTCACCACTTTTACCGCAAAACCCGGATCAGCTGCGCGCACCGGGACGCAAGCGCAGCAGCCAAACGAACACCAGCGTCATTAGCAGGAACATCAGGCTGAACGGGCTGGTGAGGAATATGGTCGGGTCGCCCTTCGATACGATCAGTGAGCGGCGCAGGAACTCCTCCAGATAGGGGCCGAGGATGACCCCCATCAGCATCGGCACCACCGGATAGTCAAAGCGGCGCAGCGCGAAGGCAAAGATGCCGATGGCCAGCGCCATCCACATCTGGAACCCCGAAAAGGACGAGGCATAGACCCCCGCCATCGAGATCAGCGCGATGAATGCGTAAAGCACCCCGCGATTGATCCGTGCGAGACGCAGGTAGAACGGGCCAAATAGTACGACCGATATCATGACGAAGATCGACGCCACGAAGAGCGCGGCAAACATCGGCGCGATGGTCGCCGTGTGTTCGATCAAAAGGCCCGGCCCCGGCACGAGGCCGTGGATCAGAAGGACGCCAAAGATGATGGCCGTCACCGCGTCGCCCGGGATGCCCATGGTCAGCAAGGGGATGATCGCACCGCCGCACATCGCGTTGTTGGCCGATTCGGAGGCGGCCAGCCCCTCATGCGAGCCTTGGCCGAACTCCTCGGGGTGCTTGGCCGTGCGCTTGGCCTCGGCATAGGCGATGAAGGACGCCATGGCCGCGCCCCCGCCAGGCAGCATGCCAATCAGCACGCCGATCACCGAGCTTTTGACATATAGAAACGCGCCAATCTCGCGGATGATGCCGAAATTCGGGATGAAGTCGCGGTGCCGCAGGCGCGGCAGCTCGGCCACGACGGTGCCCATTGCGTGGCGCGCGGGCGTCGCCGCCTGCACCAGCAGCTCGCAAACCGCAAAGAGGCCGATCACGGCGGGCAGAAGGCCGATTCCCTCGACCAGATGATAGCTCCCGAAATCGAACCGCCCTTTGGGCACCATCGGATCGATTCCCACGGTCGAGATCATCAGGCCCAGCGTCATCGCGATGATCGCGCGCCAGAGCGAGCCGCGCGCAACGATCGTCACCGTCACAACCGCCAGCAGCACCAGCGAGAATTTCTCGGGCGTGCGAAAGAGCAGGGCCAGCTGGCTGATGGGCTGCGCCAGCAGCATCAGGACCAGCGCCCCGATCATGCCGCCCACCGACGACGCGAACGCATCGAGGCTGAGCGCCTGCGCGCCATGCCCTTTCTTCATCAGGGCGTGGCCGTCGATACTGGTGATCGCGCCCGAGGGCGCGCCGGGAATGTTCAGCGTGATGCCGGTGATGGACCCGGCATAGATGCCGGCCATGTAGATCCCCATCACCATGATCAGCGCGTTCTGCACCTCCATCCCGAAGGTGAAGGGCAAGAGCAGCGCGATGGCCAGCGTCGCGGTCAGCCCCGGAATGGCGCCAAAGACAAGGCCCAGCATGAAGCCGCCCAGAAGGTAGAGGAACGGCCAGAGCGTGAAGAGCGTTGAAAATCCGCTCATGAGGTCCAGCATGATCTAGAGGCTCCAGACCGGCAGAGACAGCTCGAACAGCCGCACGAAGAAAAGCCAGCCAAAGACGGTGATCACGGCCGCCGTGATGGCCGAGAGTAGCACCGCATGGACGGGCCGCCCACTGGCCTCATAGTTGAAATAAAGCGCAACGATGAAGGTATAGGCGCCAGCGGCGACGAAATACCCCACCCGGTCCAGCCCATAGGCGAAAAATCCGGTCGCGATGATCAGGGCAAGCGGGCCGATGATGGAAACGGCGGGGACATGATCCGATTGCGCCGCCCCCTCGCCATCCTCACGGCCCTTTCGCAGCTCGACCCAGAAAATGCGCAGCGCGCCCACATACATGATCGCGCTCAGCACAATGGGAAGAAACGAGGCGCCCGGCTCCACCCCCTTTGCAAACGGCATGCCAAGGCTGAAGATCTGGCTGGCATAGACCGTGGTCAGCACCAGAAGCAGCATCGCAAAGATCGCCTGGCCATTGGGGCGGGCAGAGCCGGTCATGCGGAGATCATCCTTTGCGCGGGTGGGGCCGCGGCGCGCATCGCTGGGGTGCGCGCCACCGGTATCTTACTTTTCGAGGATACCCTGCTCGACCAGATTGTCGATCAGCGCAAAGGCCTTTTTCTGCGACGCCTCGACATAGGCGGTCGTGTCGGCGCCGTTCATGTAGACAGCGCCCATCGCGGTCTCCTCGGCGCGCGCCTGAAATTCGGGCAGTTCAAACACCTCGGCAAAGCCGGCCTCCAGAACCTCCTTTTGCGCCGGGTCGATCCCCTTGGGCGCGGCGATCAGGCGGAAACTGCCCCAGACCACATCATAGCCCAGCTCCTGCATGGTCGGCACATCGGGCAGGAACTCGCTGCGCTCGGTGCCCATGACGGCCAGCACTCGGGCCTGGCCCGATTGCACGGCGGCATAAACCGCCGACGCGCTCAGCGACGCGGCGTCCGTCTCGCCCGACAGAAGCGCCTCGCGCTGCGGGCCAGATCCGTCGGGATAGGGCACGTGGTTCACCTCGATCCCCGTTGCGTCGGCCAGATCGAGCGCGGGCAGATGCCACACGCCCCCACTGCCGACGTTGGAGATCGAAAGCTCGCCGGGCGCCTCCTTGGCGGCGGCCACGAAATCCTCCAGCGTCTGATAGGGGGAGTCTGCATTCACCGCGATCACCGTGGGATGCACCGTGACCGAGCCAAGGTACTCCAGCTCGGCGGTGTCATAGCCGGGCACCAGATCATAATAGGGCACCGTGATGACGCTGTCCCAGGTCAGCGAGCCAATCGTATAGCCATCGGGGCGCGCCTTCATCAGGCGCAGCGTGCCGATCCCGCTCTGGGCGCCTGTGATGTTCTGCGTGTTGATCCCCACGCCCAGCGTCTGCTCGGCGAAATTCATGAAGGTGCGCATGACGGTATCCGTGCCGCCGCCCGCGCTCCAGGGCATGATGTGCGTCAGGTCCTTCGACGGGTAATCCTGCGCCGCTGCACCAAGCGGCAGCGCAATGGCCAGAGCCGCCAGCGCGGCCGTTCTGCGAGTGAGTTTGATCATTGTTTTTCTCCCTGTTCAGTCGTGATGCGCGACCCGGATACTGCCGGGGCGCGCCCGCATCAGCCCATCCAGCGACGGACAGGCGCCTTGGCTTCTTCCAGTGGCTGGCAGACGATATCGACCAGCGTCGGGCCGTCATGCGCGATCGCCTCTTTCAGCACGCCCTCCAGCTTGGCCGGATCCTCGACCCGCCATGATTTGACGCCGTATGCCGCGGCGACCGCGGCCTGATCGACCCGGTTGAAGTCGACATTATAGTAGCGCCCGCCGCAATCGTCATGCTGGCTGGCCTTGATCCAGCCGAAGTTCGAGTTGGAAAAGACAATGTAGGTGATCGGCGCGCGGCAGCGCGTCACGGTCTCCAACTCGCCGCAGGTGAACCCGAACGAGCCGTCGCCCATCAGCCCGACCACCTTGGAGTCTGGCCTGCCAAACCACGCACCCAAGGACGCCGACAGCGCGTAGCCCAGCGCACCGTGCGCGCGGTTCGTGATGAAATGACGGCCCGGTTGCGGCAGCTGATAATAGGCCGAGAAATAGGGGCAGGACGTGCCCGGGTCCGACACGATGGTCGCGTCCTCGGGCAGGATCCGCTGGAGCGTGGCGATGATACGCTCGGGCCGGATCGGCGCCTCGTCCGAGGCCGCCAGATGGTTGAACTTGTCGAACTTGCGCTTGTGAATATCGGCGATCACGGCCGCGCCGCCAAACGTGCCAGCGCCCTGCCCGCGCCGGTCCAGCTCGGCATTCATCGCGTCCAAAGTCATGCGCAGATCACCGACAACGCCCACTTCGGTGGGCAAGACGGCCCCGATCACCATCGGATCGACGTCGCAATGCACAACGCGCGTGCCGGGCTGCGGCGCCTCCCAGCGCGAGGTGGTGGTGCTGCCCGCGCGGCAGCCCATGAAAACAACCAGGTCGGCGCCCGCCATCGCCTCCCACGTCTCGTCCGTGCCACCGTTCGAGCCGACGACCCCCAGGCAGTTGGGATGCGTCTCTGCAAGGCTGCCTTGACCCGAAATCGAGGTCGCGACGGTGATGTCGAGCCGGGTGGCCAGCCGGTCCAGTGCCTCCATCCCGCCCGAGATCACCACGCCGCCCCCACAGACGATCAGCGGCGATTTGGCCGACAGGATCGCGTCCAGCGCCCCGTCGATCGCGCCCTGATCGGGGCCGGTGCGATAGGCGGGATAGCTAGTCAGCTGCGCATCAGCCCAGATGTCACCTGCGGGCACGTCGTCATATTGAATATCGTAAGGCAGACCCAAATGCGCCGCGCCCGAGCGCCCAGTCGTCATGGCGCGGAACGCCTGCCGCACCATGCGCGGAATGTGATCGGCGCGCTTGATGAC
Encoded here:
- a CDS encoding tripartite tricarboxylate transporter substrate binding protein → MIKLTRRTAALAALAIALPLGAAAQDYPSKDLTHIMPWSAGGGTDTVMRTFMNFAEQTLGVGINTQNITGAQSGIGTLRLMKARPDGYTIGSLTWDSVITVPYYDLVPGYDTAELEYLGSVTVHPTVIAVNADSPYQTLEDFVAAAKEAPGELSISNVGSGGVWHLPALDLADATGIEVNHVPYPDGSGPQREALLSGETDAASLSASAVYAAVQSGQARVLAVMGTERSEFLPDVPTMQELGYDVVWGSFRLIAAPKGIDPAQKEVLEAGFAEVFELPEFQARAEETAMGAVYMNGADTTAYVEASQKKAFALIDNLVEQGILEK
- a CDS encoding tripartite tricarboxylate transporter TctB family protein; this translates as MTGSARPNGQAIFAMLLLVLTTVYASQIFSLGMPFAKGVEPGASFLPIVLSAIMYVGALRIFWVELRKGREDGEGAAQSDHVPAVSIIGPLALIIATGFFAYGLDRVGYFVAAGAYTFIVALYFNYEASGRPVHAVLLSAITAAVITVFGWLFFVRLFELSLPVWSL
- a CDS encoding thiamine pyrophosphate-binding protein, with amino-acid sequence MSNSMTGAQAMVRSLEAHGVRHIFGLCGDTTLPFYDAMLQLDHPIQHILTRDERSATYMADGYSRVTGRAGVCEGPSGGGATYILPGLIEASESSYAVLGITTDVSVASYGRYPLTEVDQEALMRPLTKWNTVIKRADHIPRMVRQAFRAMTTGRSGAAHLGLPYDIQYDDVPAGDIWADAQLTSYPAYRTGPDQGAIDGALDAILSAKSPLIVCGGGVVISGGMEALDRLATRLDITVATSISGQGSLAETHPNCLGVVGSNGGTDETWEAMAGADLVVFMGCRAGSTTTSRWEAPQPGTRVVHCDVDPMVIGAVLPTEVGVVGDLRMTLDAMNAELDRRGQGAGTFGGAAVIADIHKRKFDKFNHLAASDEAPIRPERIIATLQRILPEDATIVSDPGTSCPYFSAYYQLPQPGRHFITNRAHGALGYALSASLGAWFGRPDSKVVGLMGDGSFGFTCGELETVTRCRAPITYIVFSNSNFGWIKASQHDDCGGRYYNVDFNRVDQAAVAAAYGVKSWRVEDPAKLEGVLKEAIAHDGPTLVDIVCQPLEEAKAPVRRWMG
- the mtaB gene encoding tRNA (N(6)-L-threonylcarbamoyladenosine(37)-C(2))-methylthiotransferase MtaB — translated: MSAPIFSNHGCRLNAYETEAMKELATEAGLEGAVVVNTCAVTSEAVRKARQDIRRLRRDNPTARIIVTGCAAQTEPETFAQMPEVDTVIGNTEKMQASTWSGLAGDFGTEPVQVDDIMSVTETAGHLIDGFGTRSRAYVQVQNGCDHRCTFCIIPYGRGNSRSVPAGVVVDQIKRLVQKGYNEVVLTGVDLTSWGADLPSAPRLGDLVMRILKLVPDLPRLRISSIDSIEVDDNLMQAIATEPRLMPHLHLSLQHGDDLILKRMKRRHLRDDAIRFAEEARRLRPDMTFGADIIAGFPTETEAHFENSLALVRECELTWLHVFPYSPRPGTPAARMPQVNGAAIKARAARLRAAGEDQVARHLAAQVGRAHAVLMENPHMGRTEQFTEVTFDTPRPEGQIVPAQITGTRAAQLVAA
- a CDS encoding tripartite tricarboxylate transporter permease gives rise to the protein MLDLMSGFSTLFTLWPFLYLLGGFMLGLVFGAIPGLTATLAIALLLPFTFGMEVQNALIMVMGIYMAGIYAGSITGITLNIPGAPSGAITSIDGHALMKKGHGAQALSLDAFASSVGGMIGALVLMLLAQPISQLALLFRTPEKFSLVLLAVVTVTIVARGSLWRAIIAMTLGLMISTVGIDPMVPKGRFDFGSYHLVEGIGLLPAVIGLFAVCELLVQAATPARHAMGTVVAELPRLRHRDFIPNFGIIREIGAFLYVKSSVIGVLIGMLPGGGAAMASFIAYAEAKRTAKHPEEFGQGSHEGLAASESANNAMCGGAIIPLLTMGIPGDAVTAIIFGVLLIHGLVPGPGLLIEHTATIAPMFAALFVASIFVMISVVLFGPFYLRLARINRGVLYAFIALISMAGVYASSFSGFQMWMALAIGIFAFALRRFDYPVVPMLMGVILGPYLEEFLRRSLIVSKGDPTIFLTSPFSLMFLLMTLVFVWLLRLRPGARS
- a CDS encoding glutathione S-transferase, translated to MKLLTGPTSPFARKVAVVLHELGMTDDVEMQVVTTTPIKTDPEVAAANPLGKIPALIREGGGALYDSRVICRFLNAQADGTLYPQAHEWEVLTLEATGDAIMDAGIAMIYEARMRPEDKQWDGWLEAQWSKVERAMDALEARWISHLSGRLDMGQIAVACALSYIDFRQGHREWRSARPQLVAWHAKFEERPSMQATKPE
- the dapF gene encoding diaminopimelate epimerase yields the protein MDRMFDTGLPFMKMHGLGNDFVVVDARARGLAMTPALAMGIADRHRGIGFDQLAVIAASGEADAHLTFWNSDGTTAGACGNATRCIARYLMDEDGADALTLTTERGALEAHDAGGGLTSVNMGAPQLNWREIPLAEEMDTLELPIEGGPVATGMGNPHCSFFVENAEAIPLDKFGPRYEHHPLFPQRTNVQVASIIGPDHLRMRVWERGVGLTLASGSSSCAVAVAAARRGLTGRSVRIDLDGGTLMIDWREDGVWMTGPTMHVASGTLTPAFLASLT
- a CDS encoding FMN-binding negative transcriptional regulator, translated to MHPNPAFRGATEAFNLDFAREQGFGMLAVASDSAPLISHLPFLLNAAGDVAEFHLVRSNPIARLGGAPARLAVQGPHTYISPDWYRAEDQVPTWNYVAVHLVGKIEPRPEAELRDLLDRQSEAYEARLLPKTPWTADKMTDGLMERMMRQIVPFRMHVSEVHGTWKLGQNKPEAARLSAADHVDAYGMGQETALMAALMRGAQ